One Prosthecobacter sp. genomic window, GAGCTTGATCACGGTCACGAACCGCTTGCCTGGATGCTCGTGCTCACGCAGATGAGCGCCGGAACCTTCATCGGCTGCGCCGTGGCGATGTGGATGAATGCTCTGACACTACAGCAAGCCGCGATCACGAGTGCTGCGGCGCTTGTGATCGGTCTCGCAGGCATCGCCGTGAGCGTGCTGCATCTCGGCCAGCCGCTGAAAGCCTGGCGTGCGTTCCTCGGCTGGCGGAAGTCTTGGTTGTCGCGTGAGATCATCGCCTTTGGCGCTTTACCCGGCGGTGGCGCTGTGATCGCGGCGACGTGGTGGCTTGGAAATTACGAATGGATGCGCCTTGCCGTCACAGGCACCGCTGTTGCAGCCTTGGTGGCCGTGTTTTGCTCCGTGATGGTCTATGTGGACACGCGCAGGCCGTTTTGGTCGCTGACCATGACCGCAGGCAAGTTCTGCGGCACGATGCTGCTGCTTGGGGCCTGCGTTTGCGCGGCGGTGTGGGTCTGGTTCGGCATCGTGGCCGTTTACTGGGCGATGGCGATCAAAGTGCTGCTGCGCTGGAGCCTTTCGATCTGGGAAATCTCGCGTTTTCGGCTCGCTCTGGAGGATGAAACCTGCCCATGGCACAAATCGGCGCGTGTGATGCAGAAACATCTGTCGCATCACCTCGAAGTGCGCGGTCTGTCCCTCATCATGACGGGCCTCATGATTCCTGTGCTGATTTCCGCTGGTGCCTCCGCGCAGTGGATGCTCCTGCTGTCGTTGCTGCTCACCTTTGGCAGCCAGCTTATTGAACGCCGTTATTTCTTCACCGCCGCCTCAGGCTCCAAAATGCCAGGAAACTGACCATGATCACCGCACCTGCCATGACCTTTCG contains:
- a CDS encoding DmsC/YnfH family molybdoenzyme membrane anchor subunit, producing MSYCVTEALREQQTLRTPVALFADEYDSKSVRERFTHLIPLSKPNPGEQYGFEVNLDACTGCKACVAACHSLNGLDEGESWRDMGLLVGTRKQPYLQTVTTACHHCADPACAEGCPVLAYDKDPVTGIVRHLDDQCIGCSYCILKCPYDVPKFNLKRGIVRKCDMCQGRLAEGEAPACVQACPNEAIKIKVVKLDAVPDRGQIIAGAFDSSYTRPTTTYISEKPVPSAAKAADAGRIELDHGHEPLAWMLVLTQMSAGTFIGCAVAMWMNALTLQQAAITSAAALVIGLAGIAVSVLHLGQPLKAWRAFLGWRKSWLSREIIAFGALPGGGAVIAATWWLGNYEWMRLAVTGTAVAALVAVFCSVMVYVDTRRPFWSLTMTAGKFCGTMLLLGACVCAAVWVWFGIVAVYWAMAIKVLLRWSLSIWEISRFRLALEDETCPWHKSARVMQKHLSHHLEVRGLSLIMTGLMIPVLISAGASAQWMLLLSLLLTFGSQLIERRYFFTAASGSKMPGN